The following are encoded in a window of Bacillus sp. SORGH_AS_0510 genomic DNA:
- the tpiA gene encoding triose-phosphate isomerase encodes MRKPIIAGNWKMNKTLSEAKSFAEEVKGLVPAANKIDSVICAPALFLQNLVEVTSGSDVKIGAQNMHFEESGAFTGEISPNALADLGVNYVIIGHSERREMFNETDETVNKKALAAFKNNLTPIICCGETLEQRENGETNQLVGDQVAKALTGLTDEQVKQSVIAYEPIWAIGTGKSSTSKDANDVCAHIRQVVAQQFSQDVADAVRIQYGGSVKPENIKEYMAQPDIDGALVGGASLEAQSFLQLLEAGSYE; translated from the coding sequence ATGCGTAAGCCAATCATTGCAGGGAACTGGAAGATGAACAAGACGCTTTCTGAAGCAAAGAGTTTTGCAGAAGAAGTAAAAGGTCTTGTACCAGCTGCAAATAAAATTGATTCTGTTATTTGTGCACCGGCTCTATTTTTACAAAACCTTGTAGAAGTCACTTCAGGCAGCGACGTGAAAATTGGTGCTCAAAATATGCACTTTGAAGAAAGTGGAGCGTTCACAGGAGAAATCAGCCCGAATGCACTTGCTGATCTTGGAGTGAACTATGTTATCATCGGACATTCAGAACGTCGTGAAATGTTTAATGAAACGGATGAAACAGTAAACAAAAAAGCGTTAGCAGCGTTTAAAAATAACCTAACTCCAATCATTTGCTGTGGAGAAACGTTAGAACAGCGTGAAAATGGTGAAACCAACCAGTTAGTTGGTGACCAGGTTGCTAAGGCATTAACAGGTTTGACTGATGAGCAAGTGAAGCAATCAGTGATCGCTTACGAACCAATTTGGGCAATCGGAACTGGTAAATCTTCTACTTCTAAGGATGCCAACGACGTTTGTGCGCATATCCGTCAAGTAGTGGCACAGCAATTCTCTCAAGACGTAGCGGACGCTGTTAGAATTCAGTACGGCGGCAGCGTAAAGCCGGAAAATATTAAAGAATACATGGCACAGCCTGATATTGATGGTGCATTAGTAGGCGGAGCAAGCCTTGAAGCACAATCATTTTTACAGTTACTGGAGGCAGGCAGTTATGAGTAA
- the gpmI gene encoding 2,3-bisphosphoglycerate-independent phosphoglycerate mutase has protein sequence MSKSPVALIILDGFGCRGEQKGNAVAHAKKPNFDRFWSNYPHSHLTASGEAVGLPEGQMGNSEVGHLNIGAGRIVYQSLTRVNIAIREGEFEKNETFTGAMEHVKKNGTALHLFGLLSDGGVHSHIQHMFALLKLAKEEGVEKVYVHAFLDGRDVGPKTAEKYIQQTLDKMKEYGVGEFATISGRYYSMDRDKRWERVEKSYRSMVYGEGPSYTNPMDVVKDSYEHGIFDEFVIPSVITKEDGQPVATIQDNDAVIFYNFRPDRAIQISNTFTNVDFRAFDRGPKHPKDLFFVCLTHFSESVDGYVAFKPTNLDNTLGEVLSQNNLKQLRIAETEKYPHVTFFMSGGREEKFPGEERILINSPKVATYDLKPEMSAYEVTDALLNEIQNDKFDAILLNFANPDMVGHSGMLEPTVKAIETVDECLGKIVDLILEKGGTAIITADHGNADEVVTLEGEPMTAHTTNPVPVIVTKQGAELRDGGILGDLAPTMLDLLKVEKPAEMTGTSLIK, from the coding sequence ATGAGTAAATCTCCAGTTGCTCTGATTATCCTTGATGGTTTTGGATGCAGAGGAGAACAAAAAGGTAATGCGGTTGCACACGCGAAAAAGCCTAACTTTGACCGCTTCTGGAGCAACTATCCACATTCTCATTTAACGGCATCTGGTGAGGCAGTCGGCCTACCAGAAGGACAAATGGGGAACTCTGAGGTAGGACACTTGAATATCGGTGCAGGACGTATCGTGTACCAAAGCTTAACACGTGTAAACATTGCTATCCGTGAAGGTGAATTTGAAAAAAATGAAACGTTCACAGGTGCGATGGAGCACGTGAAAAAGAATGGCACGGCTCTACACTTATTTGGCTTACTATCAGATGGTGGTGTTCATAGCCATATTCAACATATGTTTGCTCTGCTGAAGTTAGCAAAGGAAGAAGGCGTGGAAAAGGTATATGTGCATGCTTTCCTTGATGGACGTGATGTTGGTCCAAAAACAGCTGAAAAATATATTCAGCAAACTTTGGATAAAATGAAGGAGTATGGCGTGGGTGAGTTCGCAACAATCTCAGGTCGTTACTACTCTATGGACCGCGACAAGCGTTGGGAGCGTGTGGAAAAATCCTACCGTTCTATGGTTTATGGTGAAGGCCCATCCTACACAAACCCTATGGATGTTGTTAAGGATTCCTATGAACACGGTATCTTTGATGAATTCGTGATCCCATCTGTGATTACAAAGGAAGATGGTCAGCCGGTTGCTACAATCCAGGACAATGATGCGGTTATTTTCTATAACTTCCGTCCTGACCGTGCGATCCAGATTTCTAATACATTTACCAACGTTGATTTCCGTGCATTTGACCGTGGTCCAAAGCATCCGAAGGATTTATTCTTTGTTTGCTTAACACACTTCAGTGAAAGTGTAGATGGATATGTAGCTTTTAAACCTACAAACTTGGACAACACGTTAGGTGAAGTATTGTCTCAAAATAACCTAAAGCAACTTCGTATTGCGGAAACTGAAAAATATCCTCACGTCACGTTCTTTATGAGCGGCGGACGCGAAGAGAAATTTCCTGGTGAAGAGCGGATCTTAATCAACTCACCAAAGGTTGCTACTTATGACCTGAAGCCAGAAATGAGTGCTTATGAAGTAACAGATGCATTGCTCAATGAAATCCAAAACGATAAATTTGATGCGATTCTCTTGAACTTTGCCAACCCGGATATGGTTGGACACTCAGGAATGCTTGAACCGACTGTTAAAGCGATTGAAACAGTGGATGAATGCTTAGGAAAAATTGTTGATCTGATCCTTGAAAAAGGCGGCACAGCAATTATCACTGCAGATCATGGGAATGCTGACGAAGTAGTTACTTTAGAAGGCGAACCAATGACTGCACATACAACAAATCCTGTTCCTGTCATTGTAACAAAGCAAGGTGCCGAGTTACGCGACGGTGGAATACTTGGAGATTTAGCTCCAACCATGTTAGATTTATTAAAGGTTGAAAAACCAGCAGAAATGACTGGAACTTCATTAATAAAATAA
- the eno gene encoding phosphopyruvate hydratase, with protein sequence MPFIADVYAREVLDSRGNPTIEVEVFTESGAFGRALVPSGASTGEYEAVELRDGDKSRYLGKGVQKAVDNVNEIIAPMLVGEEYSVLDQVGVDHALIELDGTENKGKLGANAILGVSMAVAHAAANYLDIPLYQYLGGFNSKQLPVPMMNIVNGGEHADNNVDIQEFMIMPVGAPSFKEALRMGAEIFHTLKSVLKSKGLNTAVGDEGGFAPNLGSNEEALQTIVEAIEKAGYKPGEEVMLAMDAASSEFYNKEDGKYHLSGEGVVKTSAEMVDWYEELASKYPIISIEDGLDENDWEGHKLLTERIGKKVQLVGDDLFVTNTKKLAEGIEKGIGNSILIKVNQIGTLTETFDAIEMAKRAGYTAVISHRSGETEDNTIADIAVATNAGQIKTGAPSRTDRVAKYNQLLRIEDQLGETSQYNGLKSFYNLSK encoded by the coding sequence ATGCCATTTATTGCAGATGTATACGCTCGTGAAGTATTAGACTCCCGTGGTAACCCAACAATCGAAGTAGAAGTTTTCACAGAATCAGGTGCGTTTGGTCGCGCGTTAGTTCCAAGTGGTGCTTCAACTGGTGAATACGAAGCAGTTGAACTTCGTGACGGTGACAAGTCTCGCTACCTTGGTAAAGGTGTTCAAAAAGCAGTTGACAACGTAAACGAAATTATCGCTCCAATGCTTGTTGGCGAAGAGTACAGCGTACTTGATCAAGTGGGTGTTGACCATGCGTTAATCGAGCTTGATGGAACAGAAAATAAAGGAAAATTAGGTGCAAACGCAATCCTTGGTGTTTCTATGGCGGTTGCTCATGCTGCAGCTAACTACCTTGATATTCCTTTATACCAATACCTTGGTGGATTCAACTCTAAGCAACTTCCAGTTCCAATGATGAACATTGTGAACGGTGGAGAGCACGCTGATAACAACGTAGACATCCAAGAATTCATGATCATGCCTGTAGGTGCACCAAGCTTTAAAGAAGCACTACGTATGGGCGCTGAAATCTTCCATACATTAAAATCAGTTCTTAAGTCTAAAGGTCTTAACACTGCTGTTGGTGACGAAGGTGGATTTGCTCCAAACCTAGGTTCAAACGAAGAAGCACTTCAAACAATCGTTGAAGCAATCGAAAAAGCTGGCTACAAGCCTGGCGAAGAAGTAATGTTAGCAATGGATGCTGCATCTTCTGAATTCTACAACAAAGAAGACGGCAAGTACCATCTTTCTGGTGAAGGTGTTGTTAAGACATCTGCTGAAATGGTTGACTGGTATGAAGAGCTTGCTTCTAAATACCCAATCATCTCTATCGAAGACGGTTTAGATGAAAACGACTGGGAAGGTCACAAGCTTTTAACTGAGCGTATTGGTAAAAAAGTTCAATTAGTTGGTGACGACTTATTCGTAACGAACACTAAGAAGCTTGCTGAAGGTATTGAAAAAGGAATCGGTAACTCGATCCTTATCAAAGTTAACCAAATCGGTACTCTTACTGAAACTTTTGATGCAATCGAAATGGCTAAGCGTGCTGGTTACACAGCTGTTATCTCTCACCGTTCTGGTGAAACTGAAGATAACACAATTGCTGATATCGCAGTTGCTACAAACGCTGGTCAAATCAAGACTGGTGCGCCATCACGTACAGACCGTGTAGCTAAGTACAACCAATTACTTCGTATCGAAGATCAACTAGGTGAAACTAGTCAATACAATGGTCTTAAGTCTTTCTATAACTTAAGCAAGTAA
- the istB gene encoding IS21-like element helper ATPase IstB, protein MNSSYQQLMQNLEYLKLKQMIGHLGETIDFGMSNQLSFVDTLLKLTNYEIDMREKTMVNSMVKVGAFPHRKEIKDFDFNFQPSVNKQQILDFTTLRFLEEKENIVFLGPSGVGKTHLATAIGIAAAKKRTSTYFIKCNELILQLKRAKLENRLESRLKHYGKYKLLIIDEIGYLPIDREDAKLFFQLIDLRYEKKSTILTTNVSFKQWDEVFQDTKIANAILDRVLHHATVVNIIGDSYRIKNHLEKENE, encoded by the coding sequence ATGAATAGTAGTTATCAACAATTAATGCAAAACCTTGAGTATTTAAAATTAAAACAGATGATTGGTCATCTTGGTGAAACGATTGATTTTGGTATGAGTAATCAATTATCTTTTGTAGACACACTCTTAAAACTAACAAATTATGAAATCGATATGCGTGAAAAAACCATGGTTAATTCAATGGTCAAGGTGGGGGCCTTCCCCCACCGTAAAGAGATAAAGGATTTTGATTTTAATTTCCAACCATCAGTAAACAAGCAGCAAATACTTGATTTTACAACATTACGATTTCTCGAAGAGAAAGAGAATATCGTATTCTTGGGACCTAGTGGAGTCGGAAAGACACATTTAGCAACAGCCATAGGGATAGCAGCAGCCAAGAAACGAACCAGTACCTATTTTATAAAATGTAATGAATTAATCCTGCAATTAAAAAGAGCAAAATTAGAAAATCGCTTAGAAAGTCGATTAAAGCATTATGGAAAGTATAAGTTATTAATTATTGATGAAATTGGATATCTACCAATTGATCGTGAGGATGCCAAATTGTTCTTCCAGCTAATTGATTTAAGATATGAGAAAAAAAGCACCATATTAACCACAAATGTAAGCTTTAAGCAGTGGGATGAGGTCTTCCAGGATACAAAAATAGCAAATGCCATATTGGATCGTGTATTACACCACGCAACAGTTGTGAACATAATTGGTGATTCGTATCGTATTAAAAATCATTTGGAAAAGGAAAACGAGTAA
- the istA gene encoding IS21 family transposase, translating into MYVQLDITTNFEINSLTDLPKLKLLMENLNMKINKSKLARELNVDRRTVDKYINGYVPQKKRDRESKIDDYYGVIKLLLSRESKQRFFYKRVLWQYLKDNHGLECSQSTFRAYIARKPEFQAYFSEGKRTETVHSVIRYETLPGEQAQIDWKENIRYITKDGEILYVNVAVFLLSHSRFRTFHLTISKSQSVLMSFLTESFEAIGGVPKNLVTDNMKTVMDEPRTEYSKGVVNERFGQFEKDFGFKVRPCIAGRPRTKGKVESPMKLIDEIHAYQGKFDYEELHAFVQSLCERINHSYHQGTGKIPILAIEQEKNLLLPLPRKQIRDSYKIHHKLVQVNSACMITYKSNQYSVPAEYKGKTVGLQVYDNQIHIYYNTELIAKHEVSEIKLNYKKEHYVEALSRGLPHFPDIDELAKNNLRAIDEVYKNE; encoded by the coding sequence ATGTATGTTCAACTAGATATTACAACAAATTTTGAAATCAACAGTCTTACAGACTTACCAAAACTTAAACTTCTTATGGAGAATTTAAATATGAAAATTAACAAGAGTAAATTAGCTAGAGAATTAAATGTAGATCGGAGGACAGTTGATAAATATATTAATGGATATGTGCCTCAAAAGAAACGAGATAGAGAATCTAAGATAGATGATTATTACGGAGTAATAAAGCTACTGCTTTCCCGAGAGTCTAAGCAGAGATTTTTTTATAAACGTGTTCTATGGCAGTATTTAAAAGATAATCATGGACTGGAATGTTCCCAGTCAACATTTCGAGCTTATATAGCTCGTAAACCAGAGTTTCAAGCATACTTTAGTGAGGGGAAACGTACAGAAACTGTTCACTCCGTAATTCGTTATGAAACCCTTCCGGGTGAACAAGCTCAAATAGATTGGAAGGAGAATATCCGGTATATAACGAAAGATGGAGAAATTCTTTATGTAAATGTGGCTGTTTTTCTTTTGTCCCATTCCCGTTTTAGAACCTTTCATTTAACAATATCAAAGTCACAAAGCGTATTGATGTCCTTTCTGACAGAAAGCTTTGAAGCCATTGGGGGAGTGCCTAAAAACCTTGTGACGGATAATATGAAAACAGTAATGGATGAACCACGAACCGAGTATTCAAAGGGAGTAGTGAATGAACGCTTTGGTCAATTTGAAAAGGATTTTGGGTTTAAAGTAAGGCCTTGTATTGCAGGACGACCAAGGACGAAGGGGAAAGTTGAAAGTCCTATGAAATTGATAGACGAGATTCATGCCTATCAGGGAAAATTTGATTATGAGGAGCTTCATGCGTTTGTGCAGAGCCTTTGTGAACGGATTAACCACAGTTACCATCAGGGTACAGGGAAAATACCTATTTTGGCCATTGAACAAGAAAAAAATCTCTTATTGCCCCTACCAAGAAAGCAAATAAGAGATTCTTATAAGATCCACCATAAACTTGTACAGGTCAATTCCGCTTGCATGATTACTTATAAATCAAACCAGTATTCAGTTCCAGCTGAATACAAAGGGAAAACCGTTGGTTTACAAGTATATGATAATCAAATCCATATTTATTATAACACGGAGTTAATCGCGAAACACGAGGTCAGTGAAATCAAACTCAACTATAAAAAAGAACACTACGTTGAGGCACTCTCAAGAGGGCTTCCGCACTTTCCGGATATTGATGAGCTGGCTAAAAATAACTTACGAGCGATTGATGAGGTGTATAAAAATGAATAG
- a CDS encoding haloacid dehalogenase-like hydrolase, translating into MKRLLDCTAADFEKMTGKELKQSILASEGRTIVAEVIGSVTPYYPAVTNAEMAAAFGADLILLNFFDVFEPTMEGLPEVEPDSIVRTLKKLVGRPVGLNLEPVDLSAERVEALIQLPEGRLATEKSLQKAKELGFDFVCLTGNPKTGVSNAEITKAIQVARTVLGEDGLIIAGKMHSAGVAGEVGGSLMSTETLHSFIEAGADIILIPSPGTVPGFTVEKTAQLVDSVHEKGALAILTTGTSQEGSDEATVRQIALNSKMAGADLFHIGDAGAAGIAIPENITAYSIVVRGKRHTYVRMASSVLR; encoded by the coding sequence TTGAAGCGTCTTCTTGATTGTACAGCTGCTGATTTTGAAAAAATGACTGGAAAAGAACTGAAGCAAAGTATCCTTGCATCAGAGGGCAGAACGATTGTGGCCGAAGTAATCGGCAGTGTAACCCCTTATTATCCTGCGGTGACAAACGCAGAAATGGCGGCTGCCTTTGGTGCTGACCTTATCCTATTAAACTTCTTTGATGTATTTGAGCCAACGATGGAAGGACTTCCAGAAGTGGAGCCTGACAGCATTGTTCGTACCTTGAAAAAACTTGTTGGTCGTCCCGTTGGTCTTAATTTGGAACCAGTTGACCTTAGTGCGGAACGGGTTGAGGCGTTAATTCAATTACCTGAAGGAAGATTGGCTACTGAAAAATCACTGCAAAAGGCTAAAGAGCTAGGATTTGATTTTGTGTGCCTAACAGGAAACCCTAAAACTGGAGTCTCTAATGCAGAGATTACCAAGGCCATTCAAGTGGCTCGGACTGTGTTGGGCGAAGACGGATTAATCATTGCTGGTAAAATGCACAGTGCAGGAGTAGCTGGAGAAGTAGGTGGAAGCCTTATGTCTACTGAAACCTTGCATTCATTTATCGAAGCGGGGGCAGACATTATCCTCATCCCTTCACCAGGAACCGTACCTGGATTTACGGTTGAAAAAACAGCCCAACTGGTTGACAGTGTTCATGAAAAAGGCGCCCTTGCAATCTTGACTACTGGAACAAGTCAAGAGGGATCCGATGAGGCAACGGTACGTCAGATTGCCCTAAATAGTAAGATGGCAGGCGCGGATCTATTCCATATCGGTGACGCAGGTGCAGCAGGAATCGCCATCCCAGAAAACATCACCGCCTACAGCATCGTAGTCAGAGGAAAACGCCATACATACGTAAGAATGGCCTCCTCCGTTTTGAGATAA
- the secG gene encoding preprotein translocase subunit SecG produces the protein MHALVVTLLVIVSIGLIAVVLLQSGKSAGLSGAISGGAESLFGKQKARGIDLILHRITIVLSVLFFILALAVTYFKI, from the coding sequence ATGCATGCATTGGTCGTAACATTATTAGTTATCGTAAGTATTGGTCTTATTGCGGTTGTTTTATTACAATCTGGTAAGAGCGCTGGATTATCTGGTGCCATTTCTGGTGGTGCTGAATCCCTTTTCGGCAAACAAAAAGCACGTGGAATTGACTTGATTCTACATCGTATCACGATTGTATTATCAGTATTATTCTTCATACTTGCTCTTGCTGTTACTTACTTTAAAATCTAA
- a CDS encoding carboxylesterase, whose product MKVASPKPFTFEGGKRAVLLLHGFTGNSADVRMLGRFLEKKGYTCHAPHYKGHGVPPEELVHTGPKDWWQDVLGGYEFLKNRGHEEIAVAGLSLGGVFSLKLGYTVPIKGIVPMCAPMYIKSEEIMYEGILEYAREFKKREGKTEEQIEMEMEEFKKTPMRTLKELQALIADVRDNVDMIYAPTFVVQARHDHMINTDSANIIYNEIESETKEIKWYEESGHVITLDKERDQLHEDVYAFLEKLDWHD is encoded by the coding sequence ATGAAAGTTGCTTCACCGAAACCATTCACCTTTGAAGGAGGAAAACGAGCAGTATTGCTGCTCCACGGTTTCACCGGTAATTCGGCCGATGTCCGGATGCTGGGACGATTTTTAGAAAAGAAAGGATACACCTGCCATGCCCCACACTATAAGGGTCATGGAGTGCCGCCAGAAGAGCTTGTACATACCGGCCCGAAAGATTGGTGGCAGGATGTCTTAGGTGGTTATGAATTCTTAAAAAATAGAGGACATGAGGAAATTGCAGTAGCCGGGCTATCTCTTGGCGGCGTATTTTCCTTGAAATTGGGTTACACTGTACCTATAAAGGGTATTGTACCGATGTGTGCTCCGATGTATATAAAAAGTGAAGAGATTATGTACGAAGGAATCCTCGAATATGCTCGCGAATTTAAAAAGCGTGAAGGAAAAACAGAGGAACAAATCGAAATGGAAATGGAAGAGTTTAAGAAAACTCCAATGAGAACATTGAAAGAGCTTCAAGCTTTAATAGCGGATGTTCGTGATAATGTGGACATGATTTATGCACCAACCTTCGTTGTTCAAGCACGCCACGACCATATGATTAATACGGACAGTGCCAACATTATTTACAATGAAATTGAGTCAGAAACAAAGGAAATAAAATGGTATGAAGAATCTGGACATGTAATAACGTTAGATAAAGAACGTGACCAGCTACATGAAGATGTCTATGCCTTTTTAGAAAAACTTGACTGGCACGATTAA
- the rnr gene encoding ribonuclease R — MRDEAYKPLTVQELEEAFGIQDSSDFKEFVKALVQMEEKGLVVRTRSNRYGLPQKMNLIRGKLIGHAKGFAFVTPDEPGMDDIFIPPNETNTAMHGDTVLARVSSETSGQRREGSIIRIIERGVQQVVGTYVESKSFGFVIPDDKKFASDIFIPKSASKGAVEGHKVVVKLVTYPEGRKSAEGEVINILGHKNDPGVDILSVIHKHGLPMAFPDDVLQQANEVPDTIDESELKNRRDLRNETIVTIDGADAKDLDDAVTVSKLENGNYKLGVHIADVSYYVKEGTPIDVEAEDRATSVYLVDRVIPMIPHRLSNGICSLNPKVDRLVLSCEMEITSEGAVVSHEIFQSVIKTTERMTYYDVNMILAEQDEETRARYEALVPMFEMMEELAAILRNKRMKRGAIDFDFKESKVLVDDEGKPTDVVLRERSVAERLIEEFMLAANETVAEHFHWMEVPFIYRIHEDPKEDKLRKFFEFITNFGYIVKGTANDVHPRALQEIIEEVQGKPEEMVVSTVMLRSMQQAKYNPDSLGHFGLSTEFYTHFTSPIRRYPDTIVHRLIRTYLIEGKLDETTREKWNARLPEIADHSSKMERRAVDAERETDELKKAEYMEDKIGEEYDGIISSVTNFGMFVELQNTIEGLVHVSYMTDDYYRFDERHYAMIGERTGKVFRIGDEITVRVVKVNKDERSIDFEIVGMKGTRRERTETPKVFKTGSDTKKPRRNKQQEGRGGSGGGRNRDRNKSEAGGGTGTGQGQKKKKRKFYDNVPKSKSTKRKNK; from the coding sequence ATGAGAGATGAGGCATACAAACCACTAACAGTTCAAGAACTGGAAGAAGCCTTTGGCATTCAAGATTCTAGTGATTTTAAAGAGTTTGTAAAAGCACTCGTACAAATGGAAGAAAAGGGCCTAGTCGTTCGGACTCGGAGCAATCGCTACGGCTTGCCGCAAAAAATGAACTTAATTCGCGGAAAACTAATCGGTCATGCGAAGGGCTTTGCGTTCGTGACACCGGATGAACCGGGAATGGATGACATCTTTATTCCACCGAATGAAACGAATACGGCAATGCATGGCGATACAGTTCTGGCCCGTGTTTCATCCGAAACATCAGGACAGCGCCGTGAGGGAAGCATCATCCGCATCATTGAACGCGGCGTTCAACAGGTAGTAGGGACATATGTCGAAAGCAAAAGCTTTGGCTTTGTCATTCCAGATGATAAAAAGTTCGCTAGTGACATTTTTATCCCCAAATCTGCTTCTAAAGGAGCTGTTGAGGGACATAAGGTAGTCGTTAAGCTTGTTACATATCCTGAAGGGAGAAAAAGTGCAGAGGGCGAAGTGATCAATATCCTCGGTCATAAAAATGACCCAGGCGTGGACATCCTTTCCGTCATCCATAAGCACGGCTTACCGATGGCTTTCCCAGACGACGTTCTTCAACAAGCAAATGAGGTGCCTGACACCATCGATGAAAGCGAATTAAAGAACCGCCGTGATTTGCGAAACGAAACCATTGTTACTATTGACGGTGCCGATGCAAAGGACCTTGATGATGCGGTAACCGTTTCAAAGCTAGAAAACGGCAACTACAAGCTTGGGGTTCACATTGCCGATGTCAGCTACTATGTAAAAGAAGGTACGCCTATTGATGTAGAAGCAGAGGATCGTGCAACGAGTGTGTATTTAGTAGACCGCGTAATTCCGATGATCCCACATCGTCTTTCAAATGGAATCTGTTCCTTGAATCCAAAGGTAGACCGACTGGTTTTATCATGTGAGATGGAAATCACATCGGAGGGCGCTGTTGTTTCACACGAAATTTTCCAAAGTGTTATTAAAACAACAGAGCGGATGACCTACTATGATGTGAACATGATTCTTGCGGAACAGGATGAAGAAACAAGAGCAAGATACGAAGCCCTTGTCCCGATGTTCGAAATGATGGAAGAATTGGCTGCAATCCTACGAAATAAACGGATGAAGCGTGGCGCAATCGACTTTGATTTTAAAGAATCAAAAGTGCTGGTGGATGATGAAGGAAAACCGACTGACGTCGTCCTTCGTGAGCGGTCAGTAGCTGAGCGTCTAATTGAGGAATTTATGTTAGCTGCCAATGAAACGGTAGCGGAACACTTCCACTGGATGGAAGTACCGTTTATTTACCGTATTCATGAGGATCCGAAGGAAGATAAGCTTCGGAAATTTTTCGAATTTATCACGAACTTTGGCTACATCGTAAAAGGAACAGCCAACGATGTGCATCCTCGAGCACTTCAAGAAATTATTGAAGAGGTCCAAGGAAAGCCAGAAGAAATGGTTGTCTCAACCGTTATGTTACGTTCGATGCAACAGGCAAAATATAATCCTGATAGCTTAGGACATTTCGGATTATCAACGGAGTTTTACACCCATTTTACATCGCCAATCCGTCGTTATCCGGATACTATCGTACATCGCTTAATTCGCACGTATTTAATCGAAGGCAAGCTTGATGAAACAACTCGGGAAAAATGGAATGCCCGCTTGCCTGAGATTGCCGATCATTCTTCAAAAATGGAGCGCCGTGCTGTGGATGCCGAGCGTGAAACGGATGAGTTAAAGAAAGCGGAATACATGGAAGATAAAATTGGCGAAGAATATGACGGTATTATTAGTTCTGTCACGAACTTTGGTATGTTCGTCGAACTGCAAAACACGATTGAAGGTCTCGTTCATGTCAGCTATATGACTGACGACTATTATCGTTTTGATGAGCGCCATTATGCGATGATCGGTGAACGGACAGGAAAAGTGTTCCGAATTGGTGATGAAATAACTGTTCGGGTTGTAAAAGTAAATAAAGACGAGCGTTCGATTGATTTTGAAATTGTCGGCATGAAGGGTACCCGCAGAGAGCGGACAGAGACACCGAAGGTTTTCAAAACGGGTAGTGATACGAAAAAGCCGCGCCGAAACAAGCAGCAAGAAGGCCGTGGGGGCAGTGGCGGTGGCCGTAATCGCGACCGGAATAAATCGGAAGCAGGCGGAGGCACTGGCACCGGGCAGGGTCAAAAGAAGAAGAAACGCAAGTTTTACGATAACGTACCAAAATCGAAGAGTACAAAACGAAAAAATAAATAA
- the smpB gene encoding SsrA-binding protein SmpB: protein MPKGEGKVVAQNKKAYHDYFIEETYEAGIVLQGTEIKSIRAGKVNLKDAYARIQNGEAILFGMHVSPYEQGNIFNHDPLRTRKLLLHKREINKLIGETKEAGYALIPLKLYLKNGFCKVLVGLAKGKKNYDKRESLKQKEAKREIERAFRDRQKM, encoded by the coding sequence ATGCCAAAAGGTGAAGGGAAAGTAGTCGCGCAAAATAAGAAAGCGTACCATGATTACTTTATTGAAGAAACATACGAGGCGGGGATTGTTCTTCAGGGAACTGAAATCAAATCCATTCGTGCTGGAAAAGTGAATCTCAAGGATGCCTATGCTAGAATTCAAAATGGGGAAGCGATTCTTTTTGGAATGCATGTCAGCCCATATGAACAAGGAAACATTTTTAATCATGACCCATTACGAACGCGTAAGCTATTACTCCACAAACGTGAAATCAATAAGCTGATTGGGGAAACGAAAGAGGCAGGATATGCCTTAATTCCATTAAAGCTTTATTTAAAAAATGGTTTCTGTAAGGTTTTAGTAGGGTTAGCAAAGGGTAAAAAGAATTATGATAAGCGTGAATCCTTAAAGCAAAAAGAAGCGAAGCGTGAAATTGAACGAGCATTCCGCGATCGTCAAAAAATGTAA
- a CDS encoding LAGLIDADG family homing endonuclease — MENWEAAYIAGIIDGEGSITLTRMHKKEHRRPCITIASTDKELLSYVHT, encoded by the coding sequence ATGGAAAATTGGGAAGCTGCCTATATTGCTGGGATTATTGATGGAGAGGGATCAATCACACTAACCAGAATGCATAAAAAAGAACATCGTCGACCCTGTATTACAATTGCTTCAACAGATAAAGAATTGCTTTCTTATGTACATACTTAA